In Flavobacterium okayamense, a single window of DNA contains:
- a CDS encoding carbonic anhydrase: protein MNIQKIFENNKEWVKSKLELDKNYFSELSEGQSPEILYIGCADSRVTAEELMGVAPGDVFVHRNIANLVPNTDLSSMSVIEYAVTHLKVNHIVVCGHYYCGGVKAAMQSADLGILNPWLRNIRDVYRLHKIELNAIENEEERYKRLVELNVEEQCINVIKTAAYQKAHNERPISVHGWVFDIHTGKLIDIKVDFEEILSNIMEIYKLD from the coding sequence ATGAACATTCAAAAAATTTTTGAGAACAACAAGGAATGGGTAAAATCTAAATTAGAATTAGATAAAAATTACTTTAGTGAATTATCTGAAGGTCAAAGCCCTGAAATTTTATACATAGGTTGTGCAGATAGTCGTGTAACTGCTGAGGAATTAATGGGAGTTGCTCCTGGAGATGTTTTTGTACACAGAAACATTGCTAATCTTGTACCAAATACCGATTTAAGTTCTATGTCGGTTATCGAATATGCAGTAACTCATTTAAAAGTAAATCATATTGTTGTATGCGGACATTATTATTGTGGTGGTGTTAAAGCAGCTATGCAATCTGCAGATTTAGGAATTTTAAACCCTTGGTTACGTAATATTCGCGATGTGTATCGTTTGCATAAAATAGAGCTTAATGCAATTGAAAATGAAGAAGAACGTTATAAGCGTTTGGTTGAACTAAATGTTGAAGAGCAATGTATAAACGTAATTAAAACTGCAGCGTATCAAAAAGCACATAACGAAAGACCTATTTCAGTTCATGGTTGGGTTTTCGATATTCATACTGGAAAATTAATTGATATTAAAGTCGATTTTGAAGAAATATTATCTAATATTATGGAAATCTATAAATTAGATTAA
- a CDS encoding LETM1-related biofilm-associated protein, translated as MINPSINGWIEKFFQECDSNFQNYENDYHLFYEKIRESGFIYGYTISVPLNFNLPLEGNSQDEITKIALLNSLFSVFVIVKKSTDCEEFIQQINSFYKVVQHENYNFLNKLLPSGNNSSKLEAIINNRVQTNANFVSRNFSHIITNALLFIDVLAFHYFLIKGSITSKYIKEIEQCCINLIMLAFKVKINKSKYDELLIKLFENSLRYTKINALQETSLVDLNLKKYIFEIEKLYLLDITEMALWSDEKLDISETFFLQRVAKELDLAQYDISRSCENIDDFIQNYKDEIPYFNYSNPVKHFYDQTNKTVTKLINRNKKRLIKEITESKELMVLLAQSTNRELDEDEKKKVKKQLLDICKTIPSLTIFLLPGGGILLPILIKYIPQLLPSAFNENLED; from the coding sequence ATGATAAACCCTTCTATAAACGGCTGGATTGAAAAGTTTTTTCAAGAATGTGATAGTAATTTTCAAAATTATGAAAATGACTATCATTTGTTTTATGAAAAAATACGTGAATCAGGTTTTATATATGGGTATACCATTTCTGTTCCTTTAAATTTCAATTTGCCTTTAGAAGGTAATTCACAAGATGAAATTACAAAAATTGCATTACTTAATTCATTATTTTCAGTTTTTGTTATTGTAAAAAAATCTACAGATTGTGAAGAATTTATCCAACAAATTAATTCCTTTTATAAGGTAGTTCAACACGAAAACTATAACTTTTTAAATAAATTATTACCAAGCGGAAATAACAGTAGTAAGCTTGAAGCAATAATTAATAACAGAGTACAAACAAATGCAAATTTTGTAAGCAGGAACTTTTCCCATATAATTACAAATGCATTACTTTTTATAGATGTTTTGGCTTTTCATTATTTTCTTATAAAAGGTTCTATTACATCTAAATACATTAAGGAAATTGAGCAATGTTGTATCAATCTAATTATGCTTGCTTTTAAAGTTAAAATTAATAAAAGTAAATATGATGAGTTATTAATAAAGTTATTTGAAAACTCACTTCGTTACACAAAAATTAATGCTTTACAAGAAACTTCATTAGTAGATTTAAATTTAAAAAAATACATCTTTGAGATTGAAAAACTATACCTTTTAGACATAACTGAAATGGCGCTTTGGAGCGATGAAAAGCTTGATATTTCTGAAACATTTTTCTTACAAAGAGTAGCAAAAGAGCTAGATTTAGCTCAATATGATATATCAAGAAGTTGTGAAAATATTGATGATTTTATTCAGAATTACAAGGATGAAATTCCGTATTTTAATTATTCAAATCCTGTAAAACATTTTTACGACCAAACAAATAAGACTGTTACAAAACTTATTAACAGAAATAAAAAAAGACTAATTAAGGAAATAACAGAAAGTAAAGAGTTGATGGTTCTTTTAGCACAATCAACTAATAGAGAATTGGATGAAGATGAAAAAAAGAAAGTAAAAAAACAGCTACTCGACATTTGTAAAACTATTCCGTCTTTAACTATTTTTTTACTTCCAGGTGGCGGAATTTTATTACCAATTTTAATAAAATATATTCCGCAATTATTACCTTCGGCTTTTAATGAAAATTTAGAAGATTAA
- a CDS encoding SulP family inorganic anion transporter, with the protein MFKYLKNDIPASIVVFFVALPLCLGIALASDAPPLSGLIAGIIGGIVVGFFSGSRLGVSGPAAGLAAIVAAAIGTLGSFELFLSAVVLAGAIQIFFGVIRMGIIGYFFPNSVIKGMLSGIGIIIILKQIPHFFGYDSEPEGADSFIEKSGETTLSALAHITDNITLGSMIIGIVGIVIILFWDNILSKKHAFFKILQGSLVAVVVGTILQVVFSSNEALKIESLHLVQVPAPEKLSNFIDYLSFPDFSQIFSKDVVLIAFTLALVASLETLLSVEATDKLDPEKNVTPTNRELFAQGFGNIASGLIGGLPITQVIVRSSANIQSNAKSKLSAIIHGFLLLISVLTIPMLLNHIPKSVLAAILILVGYKLAKPSLFKKMFSLGWTQFVPFIVTILVIVFKDLLWGISIGLVIGIIVILVKSYQNSMFMKISEIDAGKTTKLVLAEEVTFLNKATIQKELFNLHENSSLELDIRKTRYLDYDVVEIIEDFLIQARNKNIHVHLLSERGNVDNPESFIEFLKLDKIKTNETN; encoded by the coding sequence ATGTTCAAATATTTAAAAAACGATATTCCTGCGAGTATTGTTGTTTTCTTTGTAGCGCTACCACTTTGTTTGGGTATTGCTTTAGCTAGTGATGCACCACCACTTTCAGGATTAATTGCAGGTATTATTGGTGGTATAGTTGTAGGGTTTTTTAGTGGTTCAAGATTAGGGGTTAGTGGTCCAGCAGCAGGACTAGCAGCTATTGTTGCTGCTGCAATTGGCACATTAGGAAGTTTTGAATTATTTCTTTCGGCAGTAGTTTTAGCTGGAGCAATACAAATTTTTTTCGGAGTAATCCGAATGGGAATTATTGGTTATTTCTTTCCAAATAGCGTTATTAAAGGAATGCTTTCTGGAATTGGAATTATAATTATTCTTAAGCAAATACCACATTTCTTTGGTTATGATTCTGAACCTGAAGGTGCTGATAGTTTTATTGAAAAATCTGGGGAGACTACACTTTCTGCATTAGCTCATATTACTGATAATATTACTTTAGGTTCCATGATTATTGGTATAGTTGGTATTGTAATTATTTTATTTTGGGATAATATTTTATCAAAAAAACATGCCTTTTTTAAAATTTTACAAGGCTCATTAGTAGCAGTAGTTGTAGGAACAATTCTTCAAGTTGTATTTAGCTCTAATGAAGCATTGAAAATTGAAAGTTTACATCTTGTACAAGTGCCTGCCCCAGAAAAACTATCAAATTTTATTGATTATTTAAGCTTTCCTGATTTTAGTCAAATTTTTTCAAAAGATGTTGTTTTAATAGCCTTTACATTAGCATTAGTGGCTAGTTTAGAAACTCTTTTAAGTGTTGAAGCTACAGATAAATTAGATCCTGAAAAAAATGTAACACCTACTAACAGAGAATTATTTGCTCAAGGATTTGGAAATATTGCATCAGGACTAATAGGTGGTTTACCTATAACCCAAGTAATAGTTAGAAGTTCTGCAAATATACAGTCAAATGCAAAATCTAAATTATCTGCAATTATTCATGGTTTCTTATTATTGATCTCTGTTTTAACCATTCCGATGCTATTAAATCATATTCCAAAATCTGTTTTGGCTGCAATTTTAATTTTAGTTGGATATAAATTAGCTAAACCTTCGTTGTTTAAGAAAATGTTTAGCTTAGGTTGGACGCAATTTGTTCCTTTTATAGTTACTATTTTAGTAATTGTATTTAAAGATTTGCTTTGGGGAATTTCAATTGGTTTAGTAATTGGAATTATTGTAATTCTTGTGAAAAGTTACCAGAATTCTATGTTTATGAAAATATCTGAAATAGATGCTGGAAAAACGACTAAGCTTGTTTTAGCAGAAGAAGTTACATTTCTAAATAAAGCTACAATTCAAAAAGAATTGTTTAATTTACATGAAAATAGTTCATTGGAACTAGATATTAGAAAAACAAGATATTTAGATTACGATGTAGTAGAAATTATCGAAGATTTCTTAATACAAGCTAGAAATAAAAATATACACGTACATTTGCTTTCAGAAAGAGGTAATGTTGATAATCCCGAAAGTTTTATAGAATTTTTAAAACTCGATAAAATTAAAACAAACGAAACTAACTAA
- a CDS encoding acyl-CoA dehydrogenase family protein, whose translation MADILRGGQFLVKETKCEDVFTPEDFSEEQIMMRDSVIEFVDKELWPNKERFEKKDYALTEEVMRKAGELGYLSVAVPEAYGGMEMGFINTVLVCDYISGATGSFSTAFGAHTGIGTMPITLYGTEEQKQKYVPKLASGEWFGAYCLTEPGAGSDANSGKTKAVLSEDGSHYKITGGKMWISNAGFCNVFIVFARIEDDKNITGFIVENDPSNGISLGDEEHKLGIRSSSTRQVFFNETKVPVENMLAGRGEGFKIAMNALNVGRIKLAAACLEAQRRTVGTAVNYANERVQFKTPISSFGAIQSKLAEMAMNAYAGESATYRAASDIEKRINIRVEEGNSHQEAELKGVEEFAIECSILKVAVSEDVQNCTDEGIQIFGGMGFSEDAPMESAWRDARIARIYEGTNEINRMLSVGMLVKKAMKGHVDLLGPAMAVAEELMGIPSFNVPDYSELFTEEKELIAKLKKVFLMVAGAAVQKYGPELESHQQLLMAASDILIEIYMAESTILRTEKLAKKEGADKVQEQIAMAQLYLYKAVDIVNQKGKEGIVSFAEGDEQRMMLMGLKRFTKYTNMPNVVALREKIAAKLIAENKYCF comes from the coding sequence ATGGCAGATATATTAAGAGGAGGACAATTCCTTGTAAAAGAAACAAAATGTGAAGATGTTTTCACTCCAGAAGATTTTTCTGAAGAGCAAATTATGATGCGTGATTCAGTCATCGAATTCGTAGACAAAGAATTATGGCCAAATAAAGAGCGTTTCGAAAAGAAAGATTATGCACTTACTGAGGAAGTAATGCGTAAAGCTGGAGAATTAGGTTATTTGAGTGTGGCAGTTCCTGAAGCTTACGGTGGAATGGAAATGGGCTTCATCAATACGGTTTTAGTATGTGATTATATTTCTGGCGCTACAGGTTCATTCTCGACAGCTTTTGGTGCACATACTGGAATCGGAACTATGCCAATTACTTTATACGGTACCGAAGAACAAAAACAAAAATATGTTCCAAAATTAGCTTCGGGAGAATGGTTTGGTGCGTACTGTTTAACTGAACCAGGTGCTGGATCTGATGCAAATTCAGGAAAAACAAAAGCCGTTTTATCTGAAGATGGTTCTCATTATAAAATTACGGGTGGAAAAATGTGGATTTCAAATGCTGGATTTTGTAATGTATTTATAGTATTTGCACGTATCGAGGATGATAAAAATATTACAGGATTCATTGTTGAAAATGATCCTTCAAACGGAATTTCTTTAGGAGATGAAGAACACAAATTAGGTATTCGCTCCTCTTCTACTCGTCAGGTTTTCTTTAATGAAACTAAAGTTCCTGTAGAAAATATGTTAGCAGGTCGTGGTGAAGGTTTTAAAATCGCTATGAATGCATTAAATGTTGGACGTATTAAATTAGCAGCTGCTTGTTTAGAAGCGCAAAGAAGAACGGTTGGAACTGCTGTAAATTATGCCAATGAAAGAGTTCAGTTTAAAACTCCTATTTCAAGTTTTGGAGCTATCCAATCTAAATTAGCTGAAATGGCAATGAATGCTTATGCTGGTGAAAGTGCTACGTATAGAGCTGCTTCAGATATTGAAAAAAGAATCAACATTCGCGTTGAAGAAGGAAATTCTCACCAAGAAGCTGAATTAAAAGGTGTTGAAGAATTTGCTATAGAGTGTTCTATATTAAAAGTTGCTGTTTCTGAAGATGTACAAAATTGTACAGACGAAGGTATCCAAATCTTTGGTGGTATGGGATTCTCTGAAGATGCACCAATGGAAAGTGCTTGGAGAGATGCTCGTATTGCTCGTATTTATGAAGGTACTAACGAAATTAACAGAATGCTTTCTGTAGGGATGTTAGTTAAAAAAGCTATGAAAGGTCATGTTGACTTATTAGGTCCGGCTATGGCTGTAGCTGAAGAATTAATGGGAATTCCTTCTTTTAATGTACCTGATTATTCAGAACTTTTTACAGAAGAAAAAGAGTTAATTGCCAAATTGAAAAAAGTTTTCTTAATGGTAGCTGGTGCTGCGGTTCAAAAATACGGACCAGAATTAGAATCTCACCAACAATTATTAATGGCAGCATCTGATATTTTAATTGAAATTTACATGGCGGAAAGTACTATTCTTAGAACTGAAAAATTAGCTAAGAAAGAAGGTGCTGATAAAGTTCAAGAACAGATTGCTATGGCTCAATTATATTTATACAAAGCGGTTGATATCGTTAACCAAAAAGGAAAAGAAGGAATTGTTTCTTTTGCTGAAGGCGACGAACAACGTATGATGTTAATGGGACTTAAACGTTTTACAAAATATACAAATATGCCAAATGTAGTGGCATTACGTGAAAAAATTGCTGCTAAATTAATTGCGGAAAATAAATACTGCTTTTAA
- a CDS encoding 3-hydroxyacyl-CoA dehydrogenase/enoyl-CoA hydratase family protein, with product MKRNIKKVAVIGSGIMGSGIACHFANVGVEVLLLDILPRELTNAEQKKGLTLESKVVRNRIVNEHLANALKSKPSPIYHQSFANRITTGNTTDDMAKIADVDWIIEVVVERLDIKKTVFEQVEKYRKPGTLITSNTSGIPIQFMSEGRSEDFQQHFCGTHFFNPARYLKLFEIIPGPKTSQEVLDFLNGYGEKFLGKTSVVAKDTPAFIGNRIGIFGIMSLFHQVKEMGLTIEEVDKLTGPVIGRPKSATFRTVDVVGLDTLVHVANGIYENCPNDEAHELFKLPGFINTMMENKWLGSKTGQGFYKKEGKDILSLDLDTLEYRASKKASFATLELTKTIDKPINRFKVLVGGKDKAGEFYRKNFSAMFAYCSNRIPEITDAFYKIDDAMKAGFGWENGPFEIWDAVGVEKGIEMMKAEGYEPAAWVTEMLVSGNKSFYSVKDGATYFYSIPSKSAEKIPGQDAFIILNNIRESKKIWNNNESIITDLGDGVLNLEFTSKMNSIGAGVLQGINKAIDMAEKGYNGLVIGNQDANFSVGANLGMIFMLAVEQEYDEMNMAIKMFQDTMMRCRYSAIPVIAAPHGMTLGGGCELTMHADRAVAAAETYIGLVEFGVGLIPGGGGSKEMALRAADTFRKNDVELNVLQEYFLTVGMAKVATSAYEGFDTGVLQKGKDIVVVNKDRQIATAKQVALQMAEQGYTQPMRRKDIKVLGKQALGMFLVGTDSMEAGKYISEHDKKIANKLAYVMAGGDLSEPTLVSEQYLLDLEREAFLSLTTERKTLERIQHMLTKGKPLRN from the coding sequence ATGAAACGTAATATTAAAAAAGTTGCTGTTATAGGTTCTGGAATTATGGGAAGTGGTATTGCATGTCATTTCGCAAATGTAGGTGTAGAAGTATTACTTTTAGACATCCTTCCTAGAGAACTAACAAATGCTGAACAAAAAAAAGGTTTAACACTTGAAAGTAAAGTTGTTAGAAACAGAATTGTAAACGAACACTTAGCTAATGCTTTAAAATCAAAACCTTCACCAATTTATCATCAAAGTTTTGCCAACAGAATCACAACTGGTAATACAACTGATGACATGGCAAAAATTGCTGATGTAGATTGGATTATTGAAGTTGTTGTAGAACGATTAGACATTAAAAAAACGGTTTTTGAACAAGTTGAAAAATATAGAAAACCTGGTACTTTAATTACTTCTAACACTTCTGGTATTCCTATCCAGTTTATGAGTGAAGGAAGAAGCGAAGATTTCCAACAACATTTCTGTGGAACGCACTTCTTTAATCCAGCGCGTTACTTAAAATTATTCGAAATTATTCCTGGACCAAAAACTTCACAAGAAGTTTTAGATTTCTTAAATGGTTATGGCGAAAAATTCTTAGGCAAAACTTCAGTTGTAGCCAAAGATACTCCTGCTTTCATAGGTAATCGTATTGGTATTTTCGGAATCATGAGTTTATTCCACCAAGTAAAAGAAATGGGATTAACAATTGAAGAAGTTGATAAATTAACTGGTCCAGTAATTGGTCGACCAAAATCAGCTACTTTTAGAACAGTTGATGTTGTTGGTTTAGATACTTTAGTTCATGTTGCCAATGGTATTTATGAAAATTGCCCTAATGACGAAGCTCACGAATTGTTTAAACTTCCTGGTTTCATCAATACCATGATGGAAAACAAATGGTTAGGAAGTAAAACAGGACAAGGGTTTTATAAAAAAGAAGGAAAAGATATTCTTTCATTAGATTTAGATACTTTAGAATATCGTGCAAGTAAAAAAGCTTCTTTTGCCACTTTAGAATTAACAAAAACAATTGACAAACCAATTAATAGATTTAAAGTATTAGTTGGTGGAAAAGATAAAGCTGGAGAATTTTATCGTAAAAACTTCTCAGCAATGTTTGCTTACTGTTCAAACAGAATTCCTGAAATTACAGATGCTTTTTACAAAATTGACGACGCTATGAAAGCTGGTTTCGGTTGGGAAAATGGACCATTCGAGATTTGGGATGCTGTAGGTGTTGAAAAAGGAATTGAAATGATGAAAGCGGAAGGTTATGAACCAGCTGCTTGGGTTACCGAAATGTTAGTTTCTGGAAACAAATCTTTCTATTCCGTAAAAGATGGAGCTACTTACTTCTACTCTATTCCTTCAAAATCTGCTGAAAAAATTCCTGGGCAAGATGCATTTATCATCTTAAATAATATTCGCGAAAGCAAAAAAATTTGGAACAATAACGAATCTATCATTACTGATTTAGGAGATGGTGTTTTAAATTTAGAATTTACTTCTAAAATGAATTCAATTGGTGCTGGAGTGCTTCAAGGAATCAATAAAGCTATTGATATGGCTGAAAAAGGCTATAACGGATTAGTTATTGGTAACCAAGATGCAAACTTCTCAGTTGGAGCCAACTTAGGAATGATTTTCATGTTAGCAGTTGAGCAAGAATATGACGAAATGAACATGGCTATCAAAATGTTCCAAGACACTATGATGCGTTGTCGTTATTCAGCTATTCCTGTTATTGCTGCTCCACACGGAATGACACTTGGTGGTGGATGTGAATTAACCATGCATGCGGACAGAGCTGTAGCTGCTGCTGAAACTTACATTGGATTAGTAGAATTTGGTGTTGGATTAATACCAGGTGGTGGTGGTTCTAAAGAAATGGCATTACGTGCTGCAGATACCTTCCGTAAAAATGACGTTGAATTAAACGTTTTACAAGAGTACTTCTTAACCGTTGGTATGGCAAAAGTGGCCACTTCTGCATATGAAGGATTCGATACAGGAGTTTTACAAAAAGGTAAAGATATTGTTGTAGTAAACAAAGACCGTCAAATTGCAACAGCTAAACAAGTAGCTTTACAAATGGCTGAACAAGGGTATACACAACCTATGAGAAGAAAAGATATCAAAGTGTTAGGTAAACAAGCTCTAGGTATGTTCTTAGTTGGAACAGATAGTATGGAAGCTGGTAAATATATCTCAGAACATGATAAGAAAATTGCTAATAAACTAGCTTATGTTATGGCTGGTGGTGATTTATCTGAACCAACACTAGTAAGCGAACAATACTTATTAGATCTAGAAAGAGAAGCTTTCTTAAGTTTAACTACAGAACGTAAAACTCTAGAGAGAATTCAACACATGTTAACTAAAGGAAAACCATTAAGAAACTAA
- a CDS encoding acetyl-CoA C-acyltransferase → MKTAYIVKAYRTAVGKAPKGVFRFKRPDELAAETIEHMMSELPNFDKTRIDDVMVGNAMPEAEQGLNVGRLISLMGLKIEDVPGVTVNRYCASGSETIAMATAKIQSGMADCIIAGGAESMSYIPMGGYKPTPDYKVAAQGHEDYYWGMGLTAEAVAQQFNVSREDQDEFAYNSHMKALKAQAEGKFDKQIVPITVEHTFVNENGKKETTSYTVKKDEGPRAGTSVEALAKLRPVFAADGSVTAGNSSQMSDGAAFVLVMSEEMVKELNLEPIARLVNYAAAGVEPRIMGIGPVKAIPKALKQAGLKQSDIDLIELNEAFASQSLAVIRELDLNPEIINVNGGAISLGHPLGCTGAKLAVQLFDEMRLRNNKYGMVTMCVGTGQGAAAIYEFLK, encoded by the coding sequence ATGAAAACAGCATATATAGTAAAAGCATATCGAACAGCGGTTGGAAAAGCACCAAAAGGTGTATTCCGATTTAAAAGACCTGATGAACTAGCTGCAGAAACTATCGAGCACATGATGAGTGAATTGCCAAATTTTGACAAAACACGTATCGATGATGTTATGGTTGGTAATGCCATGCCTGAAGCAGAGCAAGGATTAAATGTTGGTCGTTTAATTTCTTTAATGGGATTAAAAATTGAAGATGTTCCAGGTGTTACGGTAAATAGATATTGTGCTTCAGGTTCTGAAACCATTGCAATGGCAACCGCTAAAATTCAATCGGGAATGGCTGATTGTATTATTGCTGGAGGTGCAGAAAGCATGAGTTATATTCCTATGGGTGGTTATAAACCTACTCCTGATTATAAAGTAGCTGCTCAAGGTCATGAAGATTATTATTGGGGAATGGGATTAACTGCAGAAGCTGTAGCGCAACAATTTAATGTTTCTCGTGAGGATCAAGATGAGTTTGCTTACAATTCACACATGAAAGCATTAAAAGCTCAAGCAGAAGGTAAATTTGACAAACAAATTGTTCCTATTACTGTTGAGCACACTTTTGTAAATGAAAACGGAAAAAAAGAAACAACTTCATATACCGTAAAAAAAGATGAAGGTCCTAGAGCTGGAACTTCTGTTGAAGCCTTAGCTAAATTACGTCCTGTATTTGCTGCTGATGGAAGCGTTACTGCTGGTAACTCTTCTCAAATGAGTGATGGCGCTGCATTTGTATTGGTTATGAGCGAAGAAATGGTTAAAGAATTAAACCTTGAACCGATTGCTCGTTTAGTAAATTATGCTGCAGCTGGAGTTGAGCCAAGAATTATGGGTATAGGTCCAGTGAAGGCTATTCCAAAAGCATTAAAACAAGCTGGTTTAAAGCAATCAGATATTGATTTAATCGAATTAAATGAGGCATTTGCATCACAATCATTAGCTGTAATTCGCGAATTAGATCTAAATCCAGAAATTATTAATGTTAATGGTGGTGCAATTTCATTAGGACATCCTCTTGGATGTACCGGAGCAAAATTAGCTGTTCAATTATTTGATGAAATGCGTTTACGTAATAATAAATATGGAATGGTAACTATGTGTGTGGGTACTGGACAAGGTGCTGCTGCAATTTATGAATTCTTAAAATAA
- a CDS encoding cation:proton antiporter — MNFAIIITVCVLLLLAYLFTITSSKTKIPSVVLLLLLGWAVKQVTGVLHIIVPDLNPLLPFFGTIGLILIVLEGSLELNLNRRKLPFVGKTFITAIVPLIITAFAIGHFFYYFLDADYKDGLLNAIPLCIISSAIAISSVGNLNVFNKEFAIYESSLSDIIGVLFFNFLALNSVIDLDTVGHFGLQILIMLVISFIATAFLAFLLSRIDHHVKFAPIILLIILIFAISEIYHLPALIFIMLLGLFMGNFDELERFKFIQKLKPRALDKEVTKFKELVIEAAFLVRSLFFLLFGFLMETEEVLNPYTIEIAIGILLVIYLVRAIQLKIFKVKLMPLLFIAPRGLITILLFLSIPVDSKIPIVNKALIIQVIVLSALIMMVGLIFNKQDKDEKKLNLNELENDDNVQ; from the coding sequence ATGAACTTTGCAATTATAATCACAGTTTGTGTGTTATTGTTACTTGCTTATTTATTTACAATTACTTCTTCAAAGACAAAGATACCTTCGGTTGTTTTATTGCTTTTATTGGGCTGGGCTGTTAAACAAGTAACGGGTGTTTTACATATAATTGTTCCAGACTTAAATCCGTTATTACCTTTTTTTGGTACAATAGGATTAATTTTAATTGTATTAGAAGGTTCACTAGAATTGAATTTGAATAGAAGGAAGTTACCTTTTGTTGGTAAAACATTCATTACAGCAATTGTACCTTTAATTATTACTGCATTTGCAATTGGACATTTTTTTTATTATTTCCTTGATGCAGATTATAAAGACGGACTTTTAAATGCAATTCCTTTGTGTATAATTAGTAGTGCCATTGCAATATCGAGTGTAGGAAACTTAAATGTATTTAATAAAGAATTTGCAATTTATGAAAGTAGTTTGTCTGATATTATTGGGGTGCTATTTTTTAATTTTCTAGCTTTAAATTCAGTTATTGATTTAGATACTGTAGGACATTTTGGACTTCAAATTTTGATAATGTTGGTAATTTCATTTATTGCTACAGCCTTTTTGGCGTTCTTATTAAGTAGGATAGACCACCATGTTAAGTTTGCACCTATTATTTTACTAATTATCTTAATATTTGCGATTTCTGAAATTTACCATTTACCGGCATTAATTTTCATTATGCTATTAGGATTATTCATGGGTAATTTTGATGAATTAGAACGCTTTAAATTCATTCAAAAGCTAAAACCTAGAGCTTTAGATAAAGAGGTAACCAAGTTTAAAGAATTAGTTATTGAAGCAGCATTTTTAGTTCGTTCGTTATTCTTTTTGCTATTTGGTTTTTTAATGGAAACAGAAGAAGTTTTGAATCCTTATACTATTGAAATAGCAATAGGTATTTTATTAGTAATATATTTAGTGAGAGCTATTCAACTTAAGATTTTTAAAGTTAAGTTAATGCCTTTGTTATTTATAGCACCAAGAGGATTAATCACAATTCTTTTATTTTTGAGTATTCCTGTAGACAGTAAAATTCCTATAGTGAATAAGGCTTTAATTATACAGGTTATTGTGTTATCGGCTCTAATTATGATGGTAGGTTTAATATTTAACAAACAAGACAAAGACGAAAAGAAATTAAATTTAAATGAATTAGAAAACGACGACAATGTTCAATAA